One part of the Sus scrofa isolate TJ Tabasco breed Duroc chromosome 8, Sscrofa11.1, whole genome shotgun sequence genome encodes these proteins:
- the LOC110262053 gene encoding uncharacterized protein LOC110262053, with product MKTRKHLPAPPGAKAISRREVTAERGLFAAQHCPGQRLGRRGGGAGTAGTAQLWSPAQVTCPLGLSSLVYEMRQMGHRPGCREDWSRAARQTGKLKSQRGTVVAPAHQRPIPATRGGPSTRHQLPRCYTLWGLGQFLSGFKPFYSMQVKKQKKPQKPRNLPSPHLPFKLLGSGSPASWKLRHLCPSALPTGPPQGQGSQASPVCPQHQPGPQQVCAGTAPLLRIPAQTSPVLPQEEVAANTVTWTSPLPNWEHPHGLDTCLPACPLSPPLERELQEQPPDTSCPRLHALPLPCTQEAALN from the coding sequence ATGAAGACCAGAAAACACCTGCCGGCCCCCCCGGGAGCAAAAGCTATTTCCAGAAGAGAAGTGACAGCGGAGCGTGGGCTGTTTGCGGCCCAGCACTGCCCGGGACAGCGTCTCGGCAGGCGAGGTGGAGGAGCAGGCACTGCAGGAACAGCTCAGCTCTGGAGTCCAGCCCAGGTCACTTGCCCCCTGGGGCTCAGTTCCCTCGTCTATGAAATGAGGCAGATGGGTCACCGCCCGGGTTGCCGTGAGGACTGGAGTCGCGCAGCCCGGCAGACAGGAAAGCTGAAGAGCCAGAGGGGCACCGTGGTGGCACCTGCCCATCAGCGACCCATCCCAGCCACACGGGGAGGTCCGTCTACAAGACACCAGTTGCCCAGATGTTACACCCTTTGGGGCCTGGGGCAGTTCCTGTCAGGTTTCAAACCCTTCTATAGCATgcaggtaaaaaaacaaaaaaaaccccagaaacctAGGAACCTCCCCAGCCCACATCTGCCTTTTAAACTCCTCGGCTCAGGGTCACCTGCATCCTGGAAACTCAGGCACCTGTGCCCATCAGCCCTTCCCACGGGGCCCCCTCAGGGTCAGGGGTCACAGGCCAGCCCAGTCTGTCCTCAGCACcagcctggcccacagcaggTCTGTGCCGGCACAGCACCCCTCCTTCGGATCCCAGCCCAGACAAGCCCTGTGCTTCCCCAGGAAGAGGTGGCCGCCAACACTGTCACCTGGACTTCTCCTCTTCCTAACTGGGAGCATCCACATGGTCTGGACACTTGcctccctgcctgtcccctgTCGCCCCCACTAGAACGTGAGCTCCAAGAACAGCCACCGGACACGTCCTGCCCCAGGCTGCATGCCCTGCCCCTGCCGTGCACACAGGAGGCGGCCCTTAATTAA